A single window of Penaeus vannamei isolate JL-2024 chromosome 24, ASM4276789v1, whole genome shotgun sequence DNA harbors:
- the LOC138866119 gene encoding uncharacterized protein, producing MTGQTEQRPSLPGGEGAPGGDQDHSGVEGAKNIRIKAGRPKLMNLCTYNLRTMSTESGLLALLEKLSSIKWDVVGLSEVRRLGEYGMMDTCSFGEETGISHSDEEIESFYEDVHLASERVKTHFTIIMGDFNTEISKKTGETVVGNHGTV from the exons ATGACAGGACAAACAGAGCAACGGCCCTCATTAcctggaggcgaaggagcccctggcgGCGATCAGGATCACTCCGGAGtcgagggtgctaaaaatatccggataAAGGCAGGCCGCCCCaagttgatgaacctttgcacatacaatttAAGGACCATGAGCACTGAATCCGGCTTACTAGCTTTACTTGAgaaactctcttccattaaatgggatgttgtAGGACTCagtgaagttagaagactaggcgaatatggaatgatggacacgtgctctTTTGGAGAGGAAACAGGAATTAG ccacagtgatgaagaaatagagagcttctatgaagatgttcatttagccagcgagagagtaaaaacccatttcacaataattatgggagattttaatacCGAAATAAGTAAAAAGACAGGAGAAACCGTAGTAGGGAACCATGGCACGGTATAA